The Myxococcales bacterium genomic sequence GGAGGGCTTCTATCAGGGTGAGGTCGACGGCATCGTGGGTCCAAAAACCTCGAACGCTTTGCGGGCGTATCAGCGGCAGCAGAATCTGGAGGCCACGGGCAGGCTCGATGCCGAGACGATCCGCCAGCTGGGCGTGAATCTTCCGGGTTCGGAGGTCCAACCGGTCCGGGGTGTCGACCAAGAGGCTGACATGCAGGGGCAAGGACAGGGAGGCAGCTCAGGGACGCGGGACGGCACCCTCGATACAACGCGGCCTTCCGATGGCACACAGCAGCCGCCGATGGAGCGGACATCGCCACCGACGTCTCCTGACGACGACGCCGATGACATGGAGATGACGCCACCTGACCTGGACGGCACGGACCCGGGTACCGGGTCTCCGGGCACGGGCACCGGGGGCGGCATGGACTCGGGTTCGACAGGCGGCGGTTACTGACGAGGCGGTCCGCAGCGTTCGGCGGGTTGCGACGGGCATTAGCCGGTCGTGAGCCATCCCGACGAAGCTGCGGGCCGGCCTCAAAATAGGGCTTCGTTACGGGCCCGGGCCCAACTGTCGAACACGGAGCTGGAGGGGCGTTCGAGTCCAGCCAGGCGGGACAGGGCATAGTCGATGGGTATCGCGAAGCCGAGATCGGGCCCATGGCGCAGAACGAAAGTCATGAGGCCAATCACGTGACCCTCCTCGTCGAACAAGGGTCCGCCTGAGTTGCCCGGATGGATGGGCAAATCCGTTTGAAGGTAGCGAAAGCGGCCGAAGCGTCGGCCGACGAAAGCCAGTCCGCCTTGAGCGACGCTGAAGTTCATGTTGGCCGGGCTACCGATGGTGAACACACGATCGCCCGGTGCACAGCGGGTCACAGATCCCAAAGACGCTGGACGCGCTGCAGGGGGAATCGCGTCGATTTGGAGGAGGGCGAGGTCGGCCGCGATGTCCGTGCTGACGACCTTGGCAGATTGCCACGCTTCGCCTGCGACGCTGACCCGAGGGACGGTGCCAGGCTCGAGCACGTGATTCACGGTCAGCACATGCCCCTGCGGGGAGACGAGTACACCGGCCCCGTAGGAGCGACCCGCGCGGATGCCCACCGCGGCATGCAACGCCCGGGAGATGGGCCGTTCGGTGACGGCGTGCAGCGGTGAGGGCAGCTGGGCGCGCACGTCGTCAGAGGGCGGAGCCGAGGCTTGGCCGGACACGGGGGTGATGGCGAAATCTTCGCGATCGCTCACGGGGGCAGCGTCGCGCCGCTCGGGTGCGTGCTGCCCGATGGCGTAGCCGGTGCCAAGGGCCAGGCCGAGACAAAGCATGTGGGAGGCAAAGCGGGGGAAGAGCAAGGCGACGGTTCCTCAGCGTTGCCAACTGTGAAATACAGGGAGCGCATGTGCACGAGCAAATGCATCACGATGTGCGCTTCGCGGGCTCGTGCGCCCGGACGGCGTCTCCAATGTCCACCATGTGGTTCATGGCCGTAACCAGCGCACCGCATGGGCCTATCGACAAGGCGCTGAGGCTTGCATGCGCGATCTCGAGACGTAGGAGGTGGTCGAGTGACACACCGAGGAAGTGAACCAACGCGGCGCGGATCACGTCGGCGTGACTCACGACGAGGGTCAGCGCTCCGGGGGATTGCACACAAACACTCATCAGCTCTGCGACCACACGTGCCTGGACGTCGAGCATGCGTTCGCCTCCTGGTGCCTGGCCCGCGCTTCTGAAGGTGTTCCAGCGTCGCCAGTTCGGCTCGTCCGCGAGGTCGGTGAAGCGCCGCCCCGTCCAGCGGCCAAAGTCTACCTCGGCGAGCGCAGGGCGTGGCTCGACCTCGGCGCCCAGGGCGGAAGCGAGGATACGCGCCGTTTCGTGGGCGCGAGGCAGTGGGCTCGTCAGCACGCGTTGGATCTTTGCGCCCGCGAGGTGGCGTGCGAGCGCGGCCGCTTGCGACTGTCCCCGCTCGGTCAACGACGTCAGGCTTCGCCCTGCGAGCGTGGCGGGGTCCGCTTGATGTTCGGCGTGCCGGACCAGGAGAAAAGGGGTTGTCGAATTCACGATGCTGTTTCTCCTCGATTGATGATCCCGACGTTGGGGCAGCGACGACCGCTCCTGACGCGGCGGCCGTAGGTGGGGCAGGGCGCTGCGCCCCAGGCTTGCTTGTAGGGCTCCGCACCGCGCAGCAGATCGAAAAGCTCGATGCCTTCGGCGACCGCTTGCTTGCGGACGTGTGCCATCACCAGGGCGCCGGGCCCGGCCGACGCGAAGGCGGGATCGAATCCGCCAAGGTACGCATAGAGCCTCCGCCTGGGCACGTGCTGCGCATCGGCAAAACCGTAGAACACCCCCGCGGGGCGGTCGCCGATGGCGAGGGTATAGAGCCGTACGAGCCCGCGGGCCGAAAGGCCTTTCAGCGCCCGGAATGGTTGTGTGCTTGGTGGCGGCACGCGGCGGGGATTCGCCGAAGGCACAAATAGACCTCTTCCTCAGGATGGTTGGCCAGCGCGAAGCCCGCAGAACGCAGCATGGCCTCGACGCAGGCGCGGTTCGGAATCCACCAGTTCGTCTCGTCGCCGCTGTACTTGTCCTCGACGAAGTGAAGCTTCGGGTATCCGGAAAGGTTAAAGTGCTCGAGTTCCCAAAAGGGGTAATCGGTCTCGATTCGGTTGACTTCCCTGCTGCCTCGCTGCATCGACTGAAATACCATCATGCCGTTCGGCGCAAGCGCGTACTCGTGGATGAGATCGAGGGCCAGAAGGGGGTGACGAAGGTGATACAGAACGCCCATGAACAGGACCACGTCGAAACATTCGCCCAGTGCTGCGACGTCGTAGACACTTAGATTCCTGAACTCGATGTCCTGATGTCCGGTGACCTCGGCTGCGAAGCGGGCTTGCTCGAGGTAGCTATCGTTCGAGTCGATCGCCACCACGCGGCTGGCGCCTCGCTTCTTCATCTCCAACGCATAGAATCCCGCATTGCATCCGATGTCGAGCACACTCCGGCCCGACAGATCTGCAGGCAAAGCGCCGGAAAATCTGTTCCACTTCACCGCGGGATAGTCCCCAAGGAAATGCTCGGGGGCCGTCTTGACGCCGTTGAGGTCGATGTTGTGGAACCACGTACCAAGGTCTCTGACCCTCTTTTCGACCTCGGCACGACTCGATGATGCGCTTGGGGCTCGGTGCGAGGACGGAAGGCTCATGTTTTTGTCTCCAGGCTCATGGCAAAAGTTGGCGTCGTGGGAGGGACGCTCGGGGGGCTGAATCTGCGTTCGTACGCAGGGCGCGACGAAGCGGAGGCCGAAGGAGGGGCACGTCCGAGCAGTAAACGGCTGGCTTCGCGGAATCCGTTCAAGGTGCCCACGTCGACGTACGCCTCGCCGCCTCGAACGCCGATGGCTCTTCCACCCCGAGCAAGGTATGCGTTGACCAGCGTTCCCACGAACTCGTCCCGGCGCCCGCGCGCCTGCCACGGGTCGTGCAGCTCGTGGAACACGTGGCCAGGGCTTTAGAATGCGCCCCAGACCCAATTGCCCGAAGGATCCGTCGGCTTGACCTGAATTTCCCGGATGGTGTCGTCGTCGTTGGTGATGACGATGTCGAATGCCGAAGGATCGGCCACGGGGAAGAGTAGGAACGACAAGTCGTTGTTGGCGAGCTTGGCCAGGCCGTTCTCTGGGAACCAGAGCGTATCCGGCAGGCACACCAGCACATGGTCTTCGGGTTGAATGAACGGCGCGGCTCGAAACAGGGCATCTCAGAGTCGAGATCGTAGAACGCCTTCCGCGGGCGCGGCGCGTCCAGCACGGCGTCAGTGGCGCTCTGCGCGTCGGGGCAGTAGGACGTGACGATGGCGAGATCGGCGTCTCTCAGGACCTCCGTCGCCCGGGAACGCACGGACGCCCAATCGCTGTAGAGCAGCAGCTGCGACGGAGCGGGCAGCGCGAGGACATCCCTGACGTTCGCGTAATACGGCACGTCCCGCTCGAAGAAGACGACCCGGTGGCCGCGGCGGGTGAGCGCACGGATGAGCCCGCGCCAAACAGTGGCGTGCCCGTTCCCCAACGAGGAGGAGACCGTGAGGCCGAATTTTGCAATCTTCATGCCGGACCCCAAGAGCCCTCTCCTCGCGTCGCCACCCATGTTGCTGCTCCTGCTTCTTGCAATTGTGAGGCCACATGCATCCCTTCGCGGAAGCCCGCACGGAAGCAGCAGCTTGGGAGGAGCCGGACAGGGCGTGTTTCTGCCACCCAGGGACGATCTCGTAACCTGGAGTCAACGAAGAAACGTGCGGAGCCGTCCGTCTTCCGCTTCGCCACGCTGAGCTTTGTCGTCTGGAATGGCCTTTGCTTAAGTCCGTTACACGCTGGGGACGAGACGAGGTAAGGGAGGGGCGGAATGTGGAGGACGATGCAGATGGCTGCGGTGGCCCTGCTTTTGGGCGGCTTGATGATCATCAGGCCCAAGGGCGGAGAGCTTCCGAGATTCGGGTGGACACCGTCTGTGTTCGCAGAGGCAGCAGGTCCCTTGAGTTGCTACGAGCAAGCTCAAGAGGAGACGCTGCTCAGTCGCAATGCAGCCCTGCGGCTGTGTCAGGGCGCTGTAGACGTTGGTCCCGTCCGGTGCTTCGATGCGGCCACGGACAACACCTTGCTGTCCGATGACCTGGCGGTCCTGCTGTGTCAGTGCGCGACAGACACCACGCCGGTGGCATGTTTCGAGCGTGCGCAGCGCGAGACCGACCTTTCCGATGAACGCATCGTGGGGTTATGTACCGCCCGCGTGATTGGGACTGTGGGTCCAAACTGCGCCAGGCTGTATTGAACGAGAGACGAACGGCAGTGCTCGCCGTGTCAGCGTTCCACGAGAATGCGGACTTCACCCTGCCGGGCCAGCACGGTCACCCCCACGTCATGCGGGTGACGGACCAACAGGAGGTCCACGGAGGCATTCCCTCCGACGGCCAGGCCCTCGATCCGGAGCTCGTTGATGAAGGGAGGCAGGACCGGATTCCGGAAGACCACCGTTTTGCGGGCTCCTTCCACGCTGAGCCCCAGGCAGGCAGCAAGCAGCATGTGCACCGCGCCCGCGGCCCAGGCCTGCGGCGCGCAGGCCACGGGGTAAAGGGTAGGGCCCTCACCATCGCGCGACGAGAAGCCGCAGAAAAGCTCGGGAAGCCTGTGCAGATCGAAGTAGGTGCTTGCCTTCCATAACCCCGAAAGCAGCTGCAGGGCGGCGTCGCGGCGACCGTAGCGAGCCATGCCGAGCGCCACGAGCGCATTGTCGTGGGGCCAGACCGAGCCGTTATGGTAACTCATGGGGTTGTAGCGAACCTCCCCGCGGGCCAGTGTGCGAAGACCCCAGCCCGAGAACATGCGGTCGCTCATCAGGTGGCGGACGAGGACGGCCACGCGCTCGGTCCGAGCGATCCCTCCGAAGAGCGCGTGCCCCGCGTTCGAGGACAGCACCCGACAGGGGCGCTTTTTGCCGTCGAGCGCCAGGACATAGGCGCCGAGCTCGTCGTCCCAAAAAGCCTCGTCGAAGCGTGCGCGAAGGCTCTCCGCGCGGGCCACGAGCTCGGCGGCGCGCGCAGGCTTTCCAAGGCTGTGCGCGAGATCGGCGGCCGCGCGGTAAGCGGCGTGGACGTAAGCTTGCACCTCGCACAGCGCGATCGGCGGCGCGGCGATGGTCCCGTCCTCGTAGAACACGGAGTCCTGGGAGTCCTTCCAGCCCTGCTGTTCGAGGCCGCCGCGGCTCTGGCGTGCGTATTCGACGAAGCCGTCACCATCGATGTCGCCAAAGTTCATGATCCAGTCCAGCGCCCGTTCCACGTGGGGCCAAAGCTCATCGGCGAGGTCGAGGTCGCCGGTATGCTTGACGTAGGCGCCGGCCAGATACACGAAGAGCGGGGTTGCGTCCACGCTGCCGTAGTAGAGACCGAAGGGAACCTCGTGGAGGTTACACATCTCACCCTCACGCTGTTCGTGGAGGATCTTGCCAGGTTGTGCGTCCCTTGACGGATCGGACTTGTGCGCTTGATGGGCGGCCAAGTGCTTGAGAACGCCCCGTGCTAGCTCGGGGTTCACCCAGAGCGTCTCGAATGCCGTAATGAGCCCGTCACGCCCAAACACATTGCTGAACCAGGGCACGCCGGCGTAGGGATAGGGGCCACTCGGCGTGGAGCTCGTCATCATCTGGAGATCGGCTTCCGAGCGCAGCAGCCACCGATTGAAGGGCTCACTGTCACTGGTCAAACGGCAGTGCTTCCCGCGCAGCTCCGCAATCTCTCTGCGGTTCTGCGCAAGAGCTGCATCGAACGTCGGCCTCGGGGCAGGCTCGGTATCACCCGTCTCGTAGGCGAAGCAGAGGTCGAACTGCGCGGCAGCTCCCGGTCGCAACTGCAAACGGAACAAACCGGAACGCGTCGTGAGCCTTGCGGGGGCAGGTGAGAAAGACACAACCAAGTCCCGGCGGAGGTCGTCGAGACCCACATAGCCGATTCTCACCGTGTCGCTGTCTCCTTGCGAGCCGGCGGGTCTTCCTCGCGCGGGCCGACGGTTGCCGCGGACCTCGAAGATATCGGCGAAGTCGACATCGAAGTGGATCGCGAGGTCGGTGGTCACGGCGGCCAGGCTGTAGTTCGTGACCGAGAGGCGCTCGTGGCAGGCGTTTCCCCACAAAAACTTCTGACGCTGAACGTGCAAGGATCCCCGTGTCACCACCACCTCTCCGTGGTCCATGAGATCCGGGTTGGTCAGATCCACGGTGAGCACGTCATTGTCCTCACGCACGTTCGAGCTCAGCAAAAATGGCCTTCGGGCGCCGATTCTGAGTTCGAGACGCGACAGGTAGCGCGTGCCGCCGCCATAAAGCCCTTGTTCACCGAGGCCGATGGGATGAACGTCACCGAAGCGGTCGAACACCCCAAAGGTGTTTCCGTGTTTGAGCACGCGCGTGCGATCGTCGGCCCGTGAGGACGTCGCCCGAATGTAGTACTCCCCTTGAATGTGTAAAACGTCGTCTTCCAAACGCCCTGGTTGCGGCTCGTCGTCGTTCACGTCATTTCCCCCTGGGTGCACCGGGACGCATGCCGCCTAAAGGGCGGACAGCCCCTTCACAGCCGATTTGTGACCCCGCACGGGACGGGTGGCCGCGAGGGACTCGTAGAGGTCCAGGTAGTCCCTCGCCATGCGCTCCGCCGAGAAGTGCGTCTCGAACCACGCACGACACGCCCTACGGGGCACTTGTCCGAGCGCCGACACGACCTCCACGGCCTCTTGCACGCTGGAGACGATGAAGCCGTTTTTCCCGTGCGCGATGATCTCGGGAACGGAGCCACAGTTGAAGGCCACCACGGGGGTGCCGCACGCCAGCGCCTCGATCATGACGAGTCCGAACGGCTCGGGCCAGTCGATCGGGAACAGGAGTCCGAGGGCGTTACCGAGAAACGCGGCTTTCGCGGCCTCGTCGATCTCGCCCACGAACTCGATGAGCGGGTGATCGAGCAGGGGTTCGATGTGCGTCTCGAAGTAGTGCCTGTCCTGGGCGTCCACTTTCGCGGCCAGTTTGAGAGGCAGGTTTGCACGTTTGGCGATCTCGATGGCGCGATCGGGGCGCTTTTCGGGGGAGACGCGTCCCACGAAGGCGAGATAACCGCCCCCTCCGTCGCCGAGCGGCAAGAGGTCGCGCGGGAGCCCGTGGTGCACGGTGCCCACCCAGTTGCACCAGGGCAGAGGCTGCCGCTGCGCATCCGAGATCGAGACCAGGGGTGTTTCGGGATAGTTCTTGTAGAGCGGCGCGAGCGCGGGAAGGTCCAGTCTGCCGTGCAAAGTGGTGACATGGGGAAGCCCCAGTCGGCTGACCAGGGGCAGGTGCAGGCAATCCACGTGGAAGTGCACGAGGTCGAAGTCGAGACTGCGCCGAAAGACGTCTTCCAACATGCCCAGATGGTGAGGGACCGCGTCCGTGCAGCCGCTCAACCGCAGGGCCCCTTCCACGCAGGGCACGAGGTGGGCTGACGTCCGGCTGTCACCGCTGGCGTACAGGGTAACGTCGTGGCCAAGACGCACGAGCTCTTCGGTCAGATACGAGACCACGCGCTCCGTTCCGCCGTAGAGTTTGGGAGGAACACTTTCGAAGAGCGGAGCGACCTGTGCGATCTTCATAATGCCTCGTTTCTGCTGGAGTGACGGCTGTGTCGAGAGTAACGAGTTTTGCAAAGCTCGGGCCAGGTACCTCCGGCGCCCGGGCGTCCCCCTGGGCGGCGGGGCTTCAAGCGGGCCGACACACGGCCTGCGCTTCGACGGCCAGGAAGGGCACCGGTAGGAACGCCGCGGGGTCCACGTGCAAGCGCGCGCCATAAATGGTACGACCGGGGCCCATGTTCGATCCGGTTGTCACTCTGCGCCAACGCTTCGCCACAGCCCTGCACGCCGCCTTCGGGGACGAAGTGGCCGGGACCGATCCCGCCATCCATCGCTCCGCACACGCCGACTACCAGGCCGATGTGGCGATGGCCCTCGCCAAGCGCCTCAAGCGCAGCCCGCGCGATGTGGCCCAGGCGCTGCTGGCCCAGCTGCAACCCGATGACGTGGTGGCCTCGGCCGAAGTGTCGGGGCCGGGGTTCATCAATCTGGCCCTGCAACCAGCCTACCTCGAAGCGTGCCTTGCCGGCATGAGCGCCGACGCCCGCCTGGGCGTTGCGAAAGCCGCCAATCCCGACACCGTGGTCATCGACCACTCGGCCCCGAACGTCGCCAAAGAGATGCACGTGGGCCACCTGCGCAGCACGATCATTGGTGACGTGATCGCCCGCGTGCTTGGGTTTGCAGGGCACAAGGTGATTCGACAGAACCACATCGGCGATTGGGGCACGCCCTTCGGCATGCTGATCGAGCACATGCTCGATACGGCCACCACGCAATCCGTCTCGTCCGTGCAGGAGTTGGTGGCGCTCTACAGAGCTTCGCGCGCCAAGTTCGACGCCGACCCCGCGTTCGCCGAACGGGCCCGTCACCGCGTGGTGCTGCTGCAAGGGGGAGACGAAGCCACGCGGGCGTTGTGGGGCAAGCTCATCGCGATCTCCGTCGAGCACTTCACCTCGCTTTACGAGCAACTCAACGTTGACCTCCGACCTCGGGACGTGCGGGGGGAGAGCGCCTACAACGACGACCTGGCAATCGTGGTGGCCGAGCTCGAAGCGCAAGGGCTTGCGCGCGAGAGCGAAGGTGCGATCTGCGTGTTTCCCGAGGGCTTCCTCGGCCGTGAGGGCGAGCCCGTGCCGCTCATCGTGCGCAAGCAGGACGGTGGCTACGGCTACGCCACCACGGATCTAGCCGCCGTACGCTACCGCGTGGGAACCCTTCAGGCCACGCGGATCGTGGTGGTGGTGGGGGCTCCCCAAAGTCAGCACTTGGCCATGGTCTTCGCCGTGGCCCGCAGCGCGGGCTGGGCACCCGCGCCGGTGCGGCTCGAGCACGTGGCCTTCGGATCGGTGCTGGGCCCCGACAAAAAGATGTTCAAGACCCGGGCGGGTGACACCGTGAGTCTTGCCTCGTTGGGCGAAGAGGCGGTGGAGCGGGCACGCAAGGCCGTAAGCGCTAAGTCTGCCGACCTGTCCCCCGAACGCCAGGAGGCCATCGCCCGCGCGGTGGGCATCGGCGCCGTAAAGTATGCCGATCTCTCGAACGATCGGATCAAGGACTACGTGTTCGACTGGGATCGCATGTTGGCCTTCGATGGCAACACGGCGCCTTACTTGATGTACGCTCACGCGCGCATCCGCTCGATTCTGCGCAAGGCAGAGGTGGTCGAGACCCAGCTTGGGCCCGCAACGCTCGAAGCCCCGCAGGAAAAGGCTCTGGCGCTCCAGCTGCTGCAGTTTGCGAGCGTCATCGACAAGACCGTCGAAACGCTGCAGCCGCATCGGTTGTGCTTGTTTCTCTACGATGTGGCCACGACGTTCACGGCCTTTTACGAGCACTGCCCGGTGTTGAAGGCCGAAGGCCAGGTGCGCGCGTCGCGCTTGGCGCTGTGTAGCGTGACGGCCCGTGTGTTGGGACAGGGGCTGGCGCTCTTGGGAATCGAAGCGCCCGAGCAGATGTGAGGCGACGATGGCGGGGCGGGACAAACCGGGACATCGGCAACCGCCGCACCCTCCACCCCAGCCCGTGCTCGAGGAGCAGACCCTTCTTGCGCGCGTGAACCAAAGCTTGCAAGGCCGTGGGCTTGCAGGCCCCCGACGCCGCGAGTTGCCCGAACAGTACGCGCGTGAGCTCATCGGTTTGCGCGACGAGATTGCCGAGGCGCGCCTCGAGGACGTTCCGGCCCTGGTGGCACAGATGGAACGGCTCCAGGAGGTGGGCGCACGACGCGTGCAGGTGCAGGAACTGCTCGTGGATACGGCTTCCCCTTACTTCGGTCACCTGCGGCTCCGCGAACAGGTCGCGGGCCGCGCCGAGGTGACCCGCGACGTGCTGATCGGCCGCGCCACCTTCATCGATCCCAAGGCGCGGGTGAACATCGTCGATTGGCGAGACGCCCCGGCCAGTCAGCTTTACTACCGCTACGAGGAAGGTGACGACTACGCCGAGACCTTTGGCACCCGCGAGGTCGAGGGTGTGATCGAGGCCCGGCGGACCGTGACGATCACCGAGGGGAAGCTCTTGCGTGTGGCCACGGCCGAGGAGGTCTGGGTGCCCGATGCCACCGCGCCTGCGGGGTGGCGGGTCGAGCCGCCCGAGGTGGCCAGCCTGCAGGGCGGGGAGCTGACGGCCCGCAGGCCGGACGGAACGGGCGTGCTTGGCGCAGGGCCCGGCGGTCAGCAACGCCTGGACCGGCATTTGCCCGAGATCGCGGCGCTCATCGATCCGCGGCAGTTCGAGCTCATCACGAAGCCCTCTTCGGGATTGGTGGTGATTCAAGGGGGTGCGGGCAGTGGGAAGACCACGATCGGCCTTCACCGCATCGCCTACCTCAACTTCAATCACCCCGAGGCGTTTTCTCCGAAGCGCATGCTGGTCGTGACCTTCGGGGCGGCCCTCGCGGCGTACATCAGCCAGGTGCTGCCGGCGCTCGGGGTCGAGGGGGTGCGCGTGGTGACCTTCGGCGCCTGGGCGGTCAACGAACTTGGCAAGTGCCTGCCGGCGCTCGAGTTCAGGCTGGTCGAGGATTCACCTCCCGCCGTCACGCGGGTCAAGAGCCATCCGGCGGTATTGCACGAGCTCGAGCGGCGCACGCGTGAGGCCCTGGCGGATCGGCGCAAGCTGTCTCGCCGGGCCACGCTCGAGCTCTGGGCCGAGCTGATGACCGACAAGCCGGCGCTCCTGCAGCTCCTCACGAGCGACCCGGAGATGCCCTTGCCCGCGGCCGATGTCGAAGCCGCCCACGAGCACATGGGGGTGCGCACGGCGGCCCTGCTCGAGCGAGACGCGTCGGTTCGCCGCGAAGAACGCATCGAGGCGCATCGGCGTGAGCGCTTCGGCGCCCCCGAAGACGACGAGGTTCGGGGCGACGTGGGCGTGGACGGTGAGCGCACCGAGGATCGGAGGGGCCTTCTGGATCTCGAGGATGTCGCCTTGCTCTTGCGCGTGCATCAGTTGCTCCACGGCCCCCGCAAGGAGCTGGCGCATCTGTTCGTCGACGAGGCTCAAGATCTGTCGCCCGTGGAGCTGGCTGTACTGATCGGGGGCGCCTCCAAGCGTCGATCGGTCACGCTGGCCGGAGATACCGCGCAACGCTTGTTCTTGGACAACGGCTTTGGCGATTGGCGTTCGGTGCTGCGGCACCTCGGCCTTGCGCACGTGGCGGTCGAGCCCCTCAGGATTGCGTACCGCTCGACGCGGCAGATCATGCAGCTCGCCCGCCACGCCATGGGCCCCCTGCTTTCGGGTGAGCCTCCTCAGGCCCCTCGGGCAGGCGCCCCGGTGGAGGTGCACAGCTTTACCGGCACAGGCCCCGCGGTGGCCTTTTTGGCCGAAGCGCTCCGCCCGCTTTTCGTACGTGAACCACGGGCCACCGTGGCGTTGCTTGCACGCCACCCCGAGCAGGCCGATCGGTACTTCGAGGGCCTGCGCCGGGCCGAGGTGCCGTCGTTGCGGCGCGTGCGCGCGCAGGAGTTCGCGTTTCGCCCCGGCATCGAGGTCACCGAGATTCGCCAGGTCAAGGGGCTCGAGTTCGACTACGTGGTGATGCTCGACGTGAACGCCACCACCTTCGGGACTGACGACGAGTCCCGACACCTCTTCCACATCGCGGCCACACGGGCCGCTTACCAGCTGTGGCTGCTCGTTACCGACAGGCCCAGCGCCCTCATTCCGGACGCACGAGACCTCCCACCACGCGCACCTTGAACGGGATGTCGTAGCGTTCGAGGACCACCTCCGCCGCCATGAGCATGTCTTTGGCGAGCCCGTGCGGCGGGACCGCACAATCGAGCTCGAAGCGCACCGCCTTGCCGGCGTACTGCGGGTACTGCTCGAGGAAAAATCCATCCGCCACGTACCCCAGATAGCGATCGATTTTTTCCTGGAGCTGGCGCAGCTGCGGCTCACCGTGGCTCCAGTCCCGATCCTCCACCATCAGGAGCACCACGGTGTCTGTCTCGGGATCGACGCGGATGAGGTCGACCACCGTGGGGAAGGCCACGCCGCGGCCGCCGAACTCTTCCTTCAACTGCTCGGGTGTGATGCGTTCCATCGAAGGCTGTAAAGCCTAGCAGCGCCCGGGGGCCCTGCCCACCCGTACGCGCCAGCCACCGCGTGACGTCTCAGGCGCAGCTGTCGCCCTGGGTCGCAAAGGTCGCGGCCGGGGGCGAAGGGGCGCTGGGTGCAGGCGCGGGCGCTTGCCTGGCGGGCGTTCCCACGAGCAAGCGCACGGCGGTGGCCGCGGCCGCGAGTCCGAAGGCAGCGGGCACGAAGGCGATCGAGCCCTCGATCCTGTTGCGGTGTTCGCAGCTGTGCAGGCCGTTGTCGCCGCTGGGGCACACGCAGCGGAAGCCCCCGTCGTCGTAGTCGAGCGCGCGTGGCTCGATGGGCAACTCATCCGAGAACACGGCGTGGATGCCCGTGGGCCGGCTGGCGTCCAGACCGTAGGTGCGCTTGAGCGCCTTGCGGATCGCAGCCGCGAAGGGATCGTTGAAGGTCTCACATAGATCCACCACCCGCACCCGGGTGGGATCCACGCGGGCCGCCGCCCCCATCGACGACACCAAGCGAATGTTGCGCCGGAGGCACGTGACCATGAGGTGCATTTTGGCCGTGATGTTGTCGATGGCGTCCACCACCAGGTCAGGCTCGGGGCAGAGCAGCTGGTCCGCGTTGTTGGCGGCGTAGAAGGCCGCGCGCGGGACGATCTGCGCATCGGGGTTGATGGCGGCCAGCCGTTCGGCCATCACGTTGACCTTGGGTTTGCCCAGCGTGCCCTTCATGGCGTGCAGCTGGCGGTTCGTGTTCGTCACGCAGATGCGGTCGAAGTCCACCAGGAAGACCCGGCCCACCCCCGAGCGTACGAGCGCCTCGGCAGCGTGAGAGCCCACACCGCCGCAGCCGAACACGGTCACGGTCGAGTGGGCGAGGCGGGCAAGCCCCTGGTCTCCCAAAAGGCGGGCGGTGCGGTCGAAACGTCGGTGGGTGGTCACGGCG encodes the following:
- a CDS encoding flagellar brake protein codes for the protein MERITPEQLKEEFGGRGVAFPTVVDLIRVDPETDTVVLLMVEDRDWSHGEPQLRQLQEKIDRYLGYVADGFFLEQYPQYAGKAVRFELDCAVPPHGLAKDMLMAAEVVLERYDIPFKVRVVGGLVRPE
- a CDS encoding tRNA threonylcarbamoyladenosine dehydratase, whose protein sequence is MGDQGLARLAHSTVTVFGCGGVGSHAAEALVRSGVGRVFLVDFDRICVTNTNRQLHAMKGTLGKPKVNVMAERLAAINPDAQIVPRAAFYAANNADQLLCPEPDLVVDAIDNITAKMHLMVTCLRRNIRLVSSMGAAARVDPTRVRVVDLCETFNDPFAAAIRKALKRTYGLDASRPTGIHAVFSDELPIEPRALDYDDGGFRCVCPSGDNGLHSCEHRNRIEGSIAFVPAAFGLAAAATAVRLLVGTPARQAPAPAPSAPSPPAATFATQGDSCA
- the argS gene encoding arginine--tRNA ligase, with translation MFDPVVTLRQRFATALHAAFGDEVAGTDPAIHRSAHADYQADVAMALAKRLKRSPRDVAQALLAQLQPDDVVASAEVSGPGFINLALQPAYLEACLAGMSADARLGVAKAANPDTVVIDHSAPNVAKEMHVGHLRSTIIGDVIARVLGFAGHKVIRQNHIGDWGTPFGMLIEHMLDTATTQSVSSVQELVALYRASRAKFDADPAFAERARHRVVLLQGGDEATRALWGKLIAISVEHFTSLYEQLNVDLRPRDVRGESAYNDDLAIVVAELEAQGLARESEGAICVFPEGFLGREGEPVPLIVRKQDGGYGYATTDLAAVRYRVGTLQATRIVVVVGAPQSQHLAMVFAVARSAGWAPAPVRLEHVAFGSVLGPDKKMFKTRAGDTVSLASLGEEAVERARKAVSAKSADLSPERQEAIARAVGIGAVKYADLSNDRIKDYVFDWDRMLAFDGNTAPYLMYAHARIRSILRKAEVVETQLGPATLEAPQEKALALQLLQFASVIDKTVETLQPHRLCLFLYDVATTFTAFYEHCPVLKAEGQVRASRLALCSVTARVLGQGLALLGIEAPEQM
- a CDS encoding AAA family ATPase, encoding MAGRDKPGHRQPPHPPPQPVLEEQTLLARVNQSLQGRGLAGPRRRELPEQYARELIGLRDEIAEARLEDVPALVAQMERLQEVGARRVQVQELLVDTASPYFGHLRLREQVAGRAEVTRDVLIGRATFIDPKARVNIVDWRDAPASQLYYRYEEGDDYAETFGTREVEGVIEARRTVTITEGKLLRVATAEEVWVPDATAPAGWRVEPPEVASLQGGELTARRPDGTGVLGAGPGGQQRLDRHLPEIAALIDPRQFELITKPSSGLVVIQGGAGSGKTTIGLHRIAYLNFNHPEAFSPKRMLVVTFGAALAAYISQVLPALGVEGVRVVTFGAWAVNELGKCLPALEFRLVEDSPPAVTRVKSHPAVLHELERRTREALADRRKLSRRATLELWAELMTDKPALLQLLTSDPEMPLPAADVEAAHEHMGVRTAALLERDASVRREERIEAHRRERFGAPEDDEVRGDVGVDGERTEDRRGLLDLEDVALLLRVHQLLHGPRKELAHLFVDEAQDLSPVELAVLIGGASKRRSVTLAGDTAQRLFLDNGFGDWRSVLRHLGLAHVAVEPLRIAYRSTRQIMQLARHAMGPLLSGEPPQAPRAGAPVEVHSFTGTGPAVAFLAEALRPLFVREPRATVALLARHPEQADRYFEGLRRAEVPSLRRVRAQEFAFRPGIEVTEIRQVKGLEFDYVVMLDVNATTFGTDDESRHLFHIAATRAAYQLWLLVTDRPSALIPDARDLPPRAP
- a CDS encoding glycosyltransferase family 4 protein, translating into MKIAQVAPLFESVPPKLYGGTERVVSYLTEELVRLGHDVTLYASGDSRTSAHLVPCVEGALRLSGCTDAVPHHLGMLEDVFRRSLDFDLVHFHVDCLHLPLVSRLGLPHVTTLHGRLDLPALAPLYKNYPETPLVSISDAQRQPLPWCNWVGTVHHGLPRDLLPLGDGGGGYLAFVGRVSPEKRPDRAIEIAKRANLPLKLAAKVDAQDRHYFETHIEPLLDHPLIEFVGEIDEAAKAAFLGNALGLLFPIDWPEPFGLVMIEALACGTPVVAFNCGSVPEIIAHGKNGFIVSSVQEAVEVVSALGQVPRRACRAWFETHFSAERMARDYLDLYESLAATRPVRGHKSAVKGLSAL